The DNA window agAGTCCAtatagttcaatgaacaaaagGGAAAGTTCATGAGGACAGAGATCACAGTTCGGAAAGAGGCTGGACGAGACTCGGACGAGGAGCATCACACTCAGTGTTCATTGACTGGTCGCACAGTAAGGAGCTGCTGGGATGTCTGGgtctgtttggtttgttttttttagctcGGCAGGATGGACGTAAATCAATGGGTTGAAGTTGAGATGGAAGTAACTCTTTAAAAATTCAATTGCTCAGCCAGATGATCCGGAGGTAGCCAGCATGTTATTTTGTCCATTGAATTTAAGACTGCATGCACAGCATGGGAAGGTGCTGGGTTATGAATGCCCCTATGAGTGGCCTTGAGTGGGCAAACTCAGAGGTTAGCGTATGGTGGGTCAATGGCCTGGGCAGTTGGCACTCGGGAGAGAGGTACAGAAGAGGGTGACAGCTGCTGGGTCTTGGGAACAACAGGCTGACGGAAAAATGAGCTGTTCGGAAAAGCTTGGGAGAGAAGGTAGAGCCACACTACCTCTAGAGAGAGACTGCCTGGTTTCAAAAGCATGCAGGAAAATACTGTCTGGTTGGTGACATAAAAATGCTCCACATACATGCAAATTACTGAGTAGGTTAAACGGCACGGGCTGCTAACACCATGCTGCAGGGACTCCGGCACAGGAGCGCACGGCTAACGTCACAGGTAGCTTCACAGTAAGATCTACAttcacaatactaatgtttctAGTGTTAACAAATTATTCACACTTAAGTATAAGCTCTTAAAATGCAACGTGCTTCATCGAGCCGTCGCcgttaattaaaacaatgtcatcagctgtcatcattttgttggcactttcacactttttttttttttttttttttgtctttgtttctcATCGTTTTCTTATAAAATTCCCAATACACTGTATAAACAACAGGAAGGTGTCTAGACAGTGGCGGATGTTAATGGAGTAATGGCTGTTCTACTGGCCAGGCGGTGGGATCAGTAGTGATTTTAGTGCTTCAAAACAAATAAGGACCTCTCTGGAGGAGggcaggggagaggggtggggggtgggggtcagtgggtgaatacttttgttgAACTTGAACCTCCGAGACAAATGGTGACGGATGAGCCGTGGCCAGCTTGCAGCATTAGTTCCATTGTCTAGTTCAGATGGACAACAGGTGCTTTTGTTGATTTGTAAACTTACCAATACAATAATCCACAGTTTTAACcttaaaatattttacagtgcTTTTGCAACTATAttgcttgtatttttttttgtattttttttgtttcttattcataaaatattattctCTTACTTCTCTATGTCCTACGCAAGAAGTAAGACGGTCTTGACAGTGCTTTGGCCTCACTCCATGTAGGTACCTGACCCCGACCGCACCCTAACTAACAGTAGTTAATTTAGCGTTAACTTCTATTTGTAACTAATACTGAAAACTATACGCATGTCCCCGGTCTACATTcaattgtttttagtttttttacttattattttcttaaactaCAATAATGCTGGTAAAATGGCAGGCTAAGATCTTCTCACACTAGAAACAATTCTGACAAATATACACAAGCAAAGTATAGAACTAAAACATATCAAGAAAATTCTCTTTCTATGAAACATCTGgtaaaacacattatttacaTATACACATCGTCAACGTAATCGCATTCATttgcatattatatattaacagaaaacaaacgaacaaaacgaaacaaacgaacaaaagaaaaaactttacttcttcaaaatacagtacatcCTTCTTGAAAACCATAAAGGAGGGATTGAACAGAGCGAGGTTCGGCGTTAACCCACTTTCTGGGGGTTGGCGGCGCGCACGCCCTGCTCGTACGTGATCCGCTGCGTTATTAAATACTGTGCGGCCTGTGTAGCAGCTGGCGTTCCCGTAATCGTTACCTTGCGGTTCCTCGTGCCCGGGACGAACTCTCCCTTTTTCGAGATCTGTATCCGTGCACCAGTCAATTCCTGGTATTCTACTAATGTTTTTCCTCCTTTTCCCAGTATCGCACCGACTAGGTTTTCCGGCACGGCGATCTCCACGACATCTTTCGAGCCGTCGGTCGTCTTCTCCGTGCCCAGGATGGCGCTGGCCGCCAGCGGAGAGGCGGCCCCAAAGTACCCGTTGGTGGCAGCGGTGGCAGCCGCCAGACTACCTAACGCAAAGGTGCCGGCCGTGCCCCCGGGGGTGCTGCCGCCGCCCGAGGCCTCGCTTGCATAGGTGGCTAGCAAGTTTGCTGCCGCTGCCGCTGCGGGGTTGGCGCTCGCGGCGGCCGCGGCCAGGGCACCGGTGGCGGCAGCCTGGCTCAATCCCAACCCTAAAGTGTTGAGGTTATATCCATAGCTGGCTAAAGTGTTGAGTGCAGAGGTGATGGCTACCAGGTCGTTCCCGGTGAAGCCGGATAAAACGGCCGGGAAGGCTGCCACTCCGGCTAGGTTGGCGTGTCCCAGGAGGCCAGCGGCGGCCGCGGCCGTGGGCAACACTTCGGCGGTGTTGGCGTAGGGGGAGCCCGTAGGATTGGAGTTGGCCACGGGGCCCGTGACGTTGGCGTAGCTGATGTTCAGGCAGCTGCCGCTCTGGGGGTCCTCCTGGATCTTTTGGATGATGAGTTCCACAGCTTTTCGGTTCTGCTCGGGCTCCCCGCTCACCGTCACCACCCGCTCCTGCAGGTTGATCCCGTCGGGCTTCTGGGAGAGCTGCACCCACGCCCCCGACTGCTCCATTATCGCCTTCACTGTGGCACCACCCTTCCCAATTATTAGCCCTGCAGTGCTGTTGGGGACTATTATCTTTACCTGTGAaagagtgggggtgggggggtggaggaaGGGAAGAAGAAAAAGCCAAATGAAATCTGAACCAACAGCAAAAACAGAAGCACCTGCCAAGTCTGAAATCCAGAATGCTCCGGTTTTCATATCAAcgccaattaattaaaaacgtCTCCGTGTCACAAAGTGGTTTGTCAACATAAgacttttatttccttttcatttccaATTATGTCAACCTGCACACACTTCAAAGAGATGCATTTTTTTCTATACAGGGAAAGCAGATTGAATAACTGCAGACTACAGTCACACGCTGCCACGGCCGATGTGTAGAAGTGCCTGATTTCAAATCTCAATGCTGCAGTACCACGGGGTGCCCCTAGGGGCTCTGTACACATTCGGGAGCAGCTCTTTCGACTGAGTCCTTTACAGACGATCATGTACAGCAACGATAAAACTGCCACAGAAAGCAAATACAGCCAGTGTCAAATTTGAGATGAAATGTGCCTTTTctacttttaattatttcaagTCTGCAGGAAAACCCATTTGGATCCAAAACTGTGCTTACGACCGTTTCTTCACCAGCCTATGGAGGGGCTGGCTTTTATCTGCCTCCCCCCACATGGTAATCTCTGAGAATTACCAGACCATGACTGTGCAATTTATTCGAGGGAAATAGAATTTGCTTTCATGTTTAACAAGAAAAATGTGTAACGTAATATGCGTTGGATGCAAAAGGGAAGGGGGGAAACTCTGAACACCTCAGACCGTTTTAACTATCACAAGAACGGCACCTGGACATTCATCTGATAATCCTGTGATCTTTGTGCGaaactgtgctgctgtgtgacgGTAATCTGTCTGTCGGGTTGACTTGTCAATACAGGAGACATCTCATTAATTGtctcaacacacaacacaaacaaaatgcacCAAAATGGAAACCCGAAAATAAATCCACCTGAACAAGAAAATACTTGCTCTGATAGATAGTCTCACGTTTCACTTTCATGGTAAACATTATTTGCACACACCCTGTTTGATGCACTAGGCATTTATGGCAACAACACCCTGCTGCTCTGAAACGGGCTGCTATACCTAAACTGGAATTGGGTACAAAAAACACACTGTGCAGGGGTGCGGTTCTGCATAAGGCCGTGTTAATGAAGAACCCCCAGCTTTCGTGCTGTCCATTGTGCAATAAGATACAGAAGACATGGATATCAACATGACCATGAAGTTTAATTGGAACAATTAACATACAATCAAGTTATATGGAGTATTCTTCTGGATCTGATCCTCTCAGCTTCTCAGTTCAGCAGGCATCAATTAATCATCAGCTTCTTAAAACAGGTTTAAATCTCTTTAAAATCAGTCACCGAAGGAATGGAAATGGGATTGAAGTTAACCTTTCAATCCTCTCCGAGATGCATTTCGCGCTGATGGATTTCTCCTGCGCCGAAGCAAACTGAAATGGATGTGCAGCTGCACGATTTATATGATTAATATcatataaataagaaaaaaagacatTATAGCTAATCTGATTTATTCATCTCAGTCACATTTTAATGATATAAGCAAGTCAATTCAACAGTAACATTCGATGGTCAAAACTTTTCTGAGCACATTTGGAGAAGGTAGGGGCACGAAGGAACCCATGTGAGACAATCGATATGAGATAATGTCTCTGGAGGCAAGCAGAATCCAATTTAATTTTCCCAAGGAATAAAAAGCAATTCAGGCTGTTGTGATTGCATCACAAAGCTTGTCAACATGACAATGAGCAAACTATAAAGTATAGCATCATCTTCTCAGTTTACAGTTTGCCAATATAATGCACTTTGAAGTGTTTTCGCACCAAACCGCAGCATTTGAGCTTTAAGATTTCCTAAGATTTCTAACACACGAGTAAGACTGACATCCTGTCATTTTCTATTGACTCACCAAACACCCTGCGCTCACTTACAAAACACAAGGTTTACT is part of the Amia ocellicauda isolate fAmiCal2 chromosome 21, fAmiCal2.hap1, whole genome shotgun sequence genome and encodes:
- the LOC136716923 gene encoding RNA-binding protein Nova-1 isoform X4, encoding MLHTKETGMQYLKDGQFFLKVLIPSYAAGSIIGKGGQTIVQLQKETGATIKLSKSKDFYPGTYVSFVGSAGTTERVCLIQGTVEALNAVHGFIAEKIREMPQNVAKTEPVSILQPQTTVNPDRIKQTLPSSPTSTKSSPSDPMTTSRASQVKIIVPNSTAGLIIGKGGATVKAIMEQSGAWVQLSQKPDGINLQERVVTVSGEPEQNRKAVELIIQKIQEDPQSGSCLNISYANVTGPVANSNPTGSPYANTAEVLPTAAAAAGLLGHANLAGVAAFPAVLSGFTGNDLVAITSALNTLASYGYNLNTLGLGLSQAAATGALAAAAASANPAAAAAANLLATYASEASGGGSTPGGTAGTFALGSLAAATAATNGYFGAASPLAASAILGTEKTTDGSKDVVEIAVPENLVGAILGKGGKTLVEYQELTGARIQISKKGEFVPGTRNRKVTITGTPAATQAAQYLITQRITYEQGVRAANPQKVG
- the LOC136716923 gene encoding RNA-binding protein Nova-1 isoform X1, producing the protein MMAAAPIQQNGTHTGVPIDLDPPDSRKRPLEAPPEAGSTKRTNTGEDGQFFLKVLIPSYAAGSIIGKGGQTIVQLQKETGATIKLSKSKDFYPGTYVSFVGSAGTTERVCLIQGTVEALNAVHGFIAEKIREMPQNVAKTEPVSILQPQTTVNPDRIKQTLPSSPTSTKSSPSDPMTTSRASQVKIIVPNSTAGLIIGKGGATVKAIMEQSGAWVQLSQKPDGINLQERVVTVSGEPEQNRKAVELIIQKIQEDPQSGSCLNISYANVTGPVANSNPTGSPYANTAEVLPTAAAAAGLLGHANLAGVAAFPAVLSGFTGNDLVAITSALNTLASYGYNLNTLGLGLSQAAATGALAAAAASANPAAAAAANLLATYASEASGGGSTPGGTAGTFALGSLAAATAATNGYFGAASPLAASAILGTEKTTDGSKDVVEIAVPENLVGAILGKGGKTLVEYQELTGARIQISKKGEFVPGTRNRKVTITGTPAATQAAQYLITQRITYEQGVRAANPQKVG
- the LOC136716923 gene encoding RNA-binding protein Nova-1 isoform X3, which translates into the protein MMAAAPIQQNGTHTGVPIDLDPPDSRKRPLEAPPEAGSTKRTNTGEDGQFFLKVLIPSYAAGSIIGKGGQTIVQLQKETGATIKLSKSKDFYPGTYVSFVGSAGTTERVCLIQGTVEALNAVHGFIAEKIREMPQNVAKTEPVSILQPQTTVNPDRIKQVKIIVPNSTAGLIIGKGGATVKAIMEQSGAWVQLSQKPDGINLQERVVTVSGEPEQNRKAVELIIQKIQEDPQSGSCLNISYANVTGPVANSNPTGSPYANTAEVLPTAAAAAGLLGHANLAGVAAFPAVLSGFTGNDLVAITSALNTLASYGYNLNTLGLGLSQAAATGALAAAAASANPAAAAAANLLATYASEASGGGSTPGGTAGTFALGSLAAATAATNGYFGAASPLAASAILGTEKTTDGSKDVVEIAVPENLVGAILGKGGKTLVEYQELTGARIQISKKGEFVPGTRNRKVTITGTPAATQAAQYLITQRITYEQGVRAANPQKVG
- the LOC136716923 gene encoding RNA-binding protein Nova-1 isoform X2, with translation MMAAAPIQQNGTHTGVPIDLDPPDSRKRPLEAPPEAGSTKRTNTGEDGQFFLKVLIPSYAAGSIIGKGGQTIVQLQKETGATIKLSKSKDFYPGTTERVCLIQGTVEALNAVHGFIAEKIREMPQNVAKTEPVSILQPQTTVNPDRIKQTLPSSPTSTKSSPSDPMTTSRASQVKIIVPNSTAGLIIGKGGATVKAIMEQSGAWVQLSQKPDGINLQERVVTVSGEPEQNRKAVELIIQKIQEDPQSGSCLNISYANVTGPVANSNPTGSPYANTAEVLPTAAAAAGLLGHANLAGVAAFPAVLSGFTGNDLVAITSALNTLASYGYNLNTLGLGLSQAAATGALAAAAASANPAAAAAANLLATYASEASGGGSTPGGTAGTFALGSLAAATAATNGYFGAASPLAASAILGTEKTTDGSKDVVEIAVPENLVGAILGKGGKTLVEYQELTGARIQISKKGEFVPGTRNRKVTITGTPAATQAAQYLITQRITYEQGVRAANPQKVG
- the LOC136716923 gene encoding RNA-binding protein Nova-1 isoform X5; protein product: MMAAAPIQQNGTHTGVPIDLDPPDSRKRPLEAPPEAGSTKRTNTGEDGQFFLKVLIPSYAAGSIIGKGGQTIVQLQKETGATIKLSKSKDFYPGTTERVCLIQGTVEALNAVHGFIAEKIREMPQNVAKTEPVSILQPQTTVNPDRIKQVKIIVPNSTAGLIIGKGGATVKAIMEQSGAWVQLSQKPDGINLQERVVTVSGEPEQNRKAVELIIQKIQEDPQSGSCLNISYANVTGPVANSNPTGSPYANTAEVLPTAAAAAGLLGHANLAGVAAFPAVLSGFTGNDLVAITSALNTLASYGYNLNTLGLGLSQAAATGALAAAAASANPAAAAAANLLATYASEASGGGSTPGGTAGTFALGSLAAATAATNGYFGAASPLAASAILGTEKTTDGSKDVVEIAVPENLVGAILGKGGKTLVEYQELTGARIQISKKGEFVPGTRNRKVTITGTPAATQAAQYLITQRITYEQGVRAANPQKVG